From Chryseobacterium sp. H1D6B, a single genomic window includes:
- a CDS encoding GNAT family N-acetyltransferase: MLDFGGGSYNMFGGYGRVTNVSRAIKATPEVIFTETSPIKTVAYSSNTQVGVIDYAGSAVKIEINLSKDMQGMGIGSKIFSTAVEDASAFEANWVKSINLYQKGISDNLIQYNNAIQKGASPTEAAWSTWSGNQAKTNGFNSVNVQPMQNGIKATFSK, translated from the coding sequence ATGTTAGATTTTGGCGGTGGTAGTTATAATATGTTTGGTGGATATGGAAGGGTTACAAATGTATCCAGAGCTATAAAAGCCACTCCAGAAGTGATATTTACTGAAACAAGTCCTATTAAGACTGTAGCTTATTCTAGTAATACACAAGTCGGTGTTATTGATTATGCAGGAAGTGCTGTAAAAATAGAAATCAACTTATCAAAAGATATGCAGGGAATGGGAATTGGTTCTAAAATATTCAGTACGGCTGTTGAAGATGCTTCTGCATTTGAAGCTAATTGGGTAAAGAGTATTAATCTTTATCAAAAAGGAATATCAGACAATTTAATTCAGTATAATAATGCTATACAAAAAGGGGCAAGCCCAACCGAAGCAGCATGGAGCACTTGGTCTGGAAATCAAGCGAAAACAAATGGTTTTAATAGCGTCAATGTGCAACCAATGCAAAATGGAATAAAAGCTACGTTTTCGAAATAA